The region aaaaataaaaatagcggtagcacgaagaagaaaaataagaaatagaaagaaacaagaaagaaaagaggaaaataagagaaaacagaaaatggagaaacgtagcgacaaaaTGTTATTTACGTTTCAGAAAccagaagccattcatttacaaatgtgattggctttagtttacatatttaaatgttcagacattaagatgtgatacagtttttgcatgatttgaatgaggcaaaataacatgctttttctcttcaACATATTGTtatattcatttgtttcaaatgtactgtaattattttctgtataaaaattaaatttggtgttcaaaaagtcttttttcaaacttgagtcttggaaaagagggggtcgtcctAAAATCAGGGTTGTCTTATATTTGGGCAAATGCGGTATATTCGAAAGTTTCTTCTCCAAAAATTCCGTAATAATAAAACCCAGGTGGTTGTGAACTCCAGGTTCTAGGTTGGGAAAACTGAGGCCTTTATGACTAAAAAACAGCAATGGGAAAACTTGATAGACAAAGGGAATGAAAACCATGACTTAGTCAGACTTCCTACTCACCTGATGTCCAGGTCGGATCCCACTTCCACCAAAATCATCCAGCTTTTGGTTCCTTTCTGCTGTCAGAACTAATTCAGACCAGGTTCAACTCAGGAACCTTTGAAGAACCAGCTTTGGTTCCCAACAGAACCATACGTGATTAACTGACTGAACTAATCTAACAAGTTAAATATAGAAACATACACATAGTAAACTTTTCAGTATTGCTTAACCCGCTACAACATGCTGTTTCCATTTAGCTTTAGCTTTCGTGCCTTAATTTCAAAGTTCTTTACAAAGCTGCACAAATACAGAACTGTGCTGTTCTGCCCAGAGATGGTTAACCAATGAATGACATGACGAAATACATTTATACAATAAACACCTGCTAACAAAAAAGATGCTAGCTTGAAAACTACTACTTTTAAATGACAGCTGCTAGCTTAATTTATAGCATTTAAACACTCCTTAAACAAATTTAACACTAACACACTATCCCTGACTAACTTCATACAAACTGACTTACATCGTGTTAACGTTTAAAATACATAATACTCACCGTAATGAcgttaaattaaaatgtaaccaGCAGAGGCTCGTGGGAAATTGTGGAAATGGACGGAGATTCTTTCTTTTAGCATCTTTTTACCATTTAAGCATCAAATCCGACAAAACAGTTTTTGCAAGATAACCCCGTGAAAACACGCGTCGTTCCGGAAAAGTTAATAGTTCGTACTTACCTGAAGTTAGTTGGAAAAGCATAGGACAGAGTGCTGGTGGTAGTCCGGTTCCCACTTTAACGCGCGCGGGCAGCCATGACGCCTCGGGCCTCTAACCCTGACCTCCAGGGGactgtcgccccctgctggctggGAAGGGATGTCGCACGACACGACATGACTCCAATCTATTACGTTGGCGTTCAAAAGGACCAACAAAAGGATATAACGTTTAAGTTCAGGGCTTTTTCaaacttcatttattcattcgttTATTTTTGCTCTAGTTAGTTTCCGTGTTTTAGTAATTTGGTTTTCCACCAGCTTCAATGAAATGCTAGAAATAAAACACCGACATCCACAGCGGCTGCAGGAAGATCCCTTAGAACCCAAGAATTTCTTGTTATTTATTGATCTACTGATTCACTTATTGGAGAATGAATAAATTCAATATCTATTAAATGGACGCGGAATTTTGCACCAATATGTAAACTGTtagtagtttaaaaaaataccgAGTTCACTGTCTCTGCCTCCACGCatcattaaagacaaacatttttattattagccgtgttattgtattattattattattgttattattattgttgttgttgttgttgttgttgttattgttgttattattataagcCGTGTTACTATAAACTGTGTTGCCAGGTCTGCCTGTTCTCATCCACTGCGGGTGAAGTCTCCAGAGCGTTATTCAAAAAAACTGATTACTAGTTTTCTCAAATCTACGCAGAGTCCGTTTTCCTAAggaattaattacattttaatagcTCTTCGGACACCGTTGACTGCAGCTAAATCAACCCATTCTTACCGGCACCATTTCCTGAATGAATCTCAGTCTGAGTTTTGGGGTAATTGTGTTACTTGGTGCCTTCTATCAATTTCATACCATCTGGTTAAGTATCATCGTTGCTCCAGTTTCTTCCAGGACCTGGTCGCGTCTTCTGGGCTCGTTTCCAGGACCTGGTTGCGTGTTTCTCTCTCGAGATCTGGCAACCCTGAGAGTGTTTCGTTGAACCGTGACGGGACCAGTTTGAGGCGCTGCCGTCCGGGTGTGAGCAGCGGCAGGGCTGGGGGGTCTGTCCGGAAGGATCCCGGGGAATGGCGTGTTTGTTACTCGGTGGACGAGTCTTGACCCGCAGAGCTGACGTGAAGAGAGTCGTGGCGACCACCCGGTTCTATTGGTGAGTTCTCACTGTTCACTGGGACTTGTTCAACTCCGTCTTGTTTGAATGTGGACTTTGACCTCGAGATACATTCCAGTAAGAAATActcaaaaaaagactgaaaccaCCAGGACAGCGAGTCTTATTAGGTGTCGTTACCATTGGTCAAGGGGTGGTTGTCCTGCACACCCACCCTCCTGTGAGCGGTTATAGTGAGCTGCACCCACCTGTGAatggttgttgtggtttctggCTTCTGACTTCtttaactcctctctcaaaccatttgtCTTCCCTGGTCAAACCTGGACATGTCTGACCTCAAAGGAGTGTCCTGTGTCTTTCAGGCACCGGTGGACGACTGAGTCTAGTCTAGATTGAGGAGCTGTTGTTTGGTCTCTGCAGTATACAAGTCCCAGCATTCCTCACTGCAGTGGACAGCAGACATTACAATGCTGTTTCTGGCATGGTGgtttgtagtagtagtattagtggGAGACTGAAGAACTGCTCCATGTGGGTCTACCCAAACACTATTTCTTGTTGTTGAAGTCACCCCATATCccagtaaatgtgtgttttttattattactgtatatcattagTATTAAACAATCCTTTTTTCAAACAGTTAAAGCAACTACAGAGAAACAAGCGTCATATCTCGTAAATTACATGTGCGCGCACATTATCTTTGGAATTTGTTAGAGATCTGACTTTTACTCCCCCAAGGTCAGGGGTAGCCCAGCCACCTTCTGTCGATCTCCACCTGGAACTTTTATTGTGGTCAAGGTGGATGGTCAATAATCAGGAACGATTATAGTGTAAAacgttttttatttaaaaagtatgATGCTTCTTTAGGCGCAGTTGAGGTGAGGATGAGAGTGTACCTTGGTGCATCTGCTTAGAACATCCTCTTTACACTGTTGCCACCATGTTGCCAGGTTCTTATTGTTGGTTTGTGTATCCTCTCCGATCTTGACCTTTGCTGCCATTGTCTACTGTCTGTTTCCTGCAGTTCTTCAATGACCTCGGGCAAGAAGCGTGTTAACGGTGTGGATCTCTACTATGAGCAGACGGGTAGAGGGAAACATGCTCTGCTGTTGCTTCCTGGTGCTCTGGGTAAATACAACAACACTCGTCTCATTGATTAATAAGAATTCTCACCCCTCATCGGTGCATCCACCGTCTCTGAGCTTGTGAAACCCACTTTGGTCTACCTCAGGAAGCACTCGAACTGATTTTGGACCTCAGTTGAAGTCTCTGAATAAAGAACGCTTCACTGTAGTTGGCTGGGATCCCCGTGGTTACGGACAATCCCGGCCTCCAGACAGAGACTTCCCCCCTGACTATTTCGAGAGGGATGCAAAGGATGCAGTGGATCTGATGAAGGTTGGATTCGTctgtcatatttttcatcactcAGAAAGCATCGCTCACTAAGGCGACATGTGGATGTTATGCAAAGACAGGGACAGAATTggtatttttaaatttgaaggtGCTGGGCTTTGGCAAATTCTCTCTGCTGGGATGGAGCGATGGAGGAATCACAGCTCTGGTTGCAGCAGCGAGGAACCCCAACCTGATCAACAAGATGGTTGTATGGGGAGGCAATGCCTTTATCACAGAGGAAGACCTTCAGATGTACAACGGTACTCCTACTCCTGGTTTTCATCAACTTGGTGCTGAGTGTTATCTTGAAGTGTTTTAGCCATGCACGGTGTGGTCCTTGTAAGTGGTGTATTGTGTTCTTATGTGTTCATCGGGTTCAGCCGTCCGGGATGTCTCCAAGTGGAGTGCGAAGATGAGGCAGCCCATGGAGGAGATGTATGGACCTGATGTCTTCGCAAAAACATGGGAGGCCTGGGTGGAGGGTTTCTCGGCGTTTGCAAGCAGACCTGAAGGTACTTGTTGTTAGGGAGTCTTTTGATAAACTGATAATTATGAtaggaaaaaaacattactcAGATGTTTGAAGCTGAAGTCTACAAGCTACAAGATTCAGCCCATCAGGCACATATTTCAAACACCTCGATCTGCTGTTAATCTAGTCCATATGTGGTCGGAAGCCTGAGTTGTAACTTGAATTGGAACTTGAAGATTTGTATTTCTGCTGCAAGATCTCTTCTAATTTTATATGCAAAGAACCGATGGGGGGGGAAAagccttttatttttctctccataGGCAATATCTGCATGGAGCTTCTGCCTCTGATTAGCTGTCCTACCCTCATCATCCATGGAGAGAAAGACCCAATGGTGCCCAGCATCCACCCACAGTACCTCCTCAAACACATCAAGGGATCACGGTGAGACCAACAACACTCCAACAGAACCCAGATTGATGTATGCTGACGGATTTTTGTCCAACATCCAGGCTGCACCTGATGCCAGAGGGTAAACACAATCTCCACCTGAGGTTTGCCGATGAGTTCAACAAGCTGGTGGAAGACTTTCTGTAGGACTGACACGTGAATAAACTCATCGAAATGAGAGTAAACAAAGCAATTTAGTTTAAGTCTTTAATTTTGCTATCAATAAAATCACTAACTTTATATTTGACTTCATTGTTTCCTGTCTATTCCTGAAGAAAACACCAGCTTATGACTGAGTGCCCCCATGAATAACACTTTGACATCAATAAGATGGTAGAATTAGCTGCTCGCCAAAGGTGCTCATGCTAATAAAGACATTTGATTGGCAGCTGAGGTCAATCTACCCACTAATGTTGTTTTATCTAGGCGTCATCTTCACTTGTTAACgtatatatttaatgtttaaagaCCTTTCCTATGTCAACACACCGGTGCTGCTGCTTCTGCCTGAACACGCGGTCATCGATTGGTTTGGGCTGCCGCCTGTCTCTCACCAGGAAGTCGCTGCCTTTGCTCACCGCCGGTGCAGACGGCTGCCGGTCCTCAGCTCGCTAAAATGAACCAGACACCGAACGGAGCGGCTTGTGACGCCCCAATAACGGTGCACAATTTTTCGGAGAAGATCCTGGAGCAGGAGGTCCACTTCCACGTCATGAGGCTCAGCGGCGGGTTCTTCCTGTgggtgggttcgaatcccgtcCTGTCCAACCTGGCGGTGTCGATGAGCAGCAAATATGTAGGTGGATCAATACATCTAACGATCACTAAGCAGTCAAACGGAACGACATGTGCTTTTCTTTCAGACGCGTACTTCAGAATAAGGCTGGCTCTTCCAGATGTCCTGTACGGTGGCCGTTAGGCTCAAACGATGGAGACGTGACCACCTGGTGTGGTTTCGGTTTTGTTTTCCTAAACGAATGAGAAGAAGAACTTCTTTTGTCTGGGACCCAATCAATGAATATGATTAAATAAAGGAGACTTTATTGTGGCTGATGGCTGGTTGTTCTCCCTGTCTGCAGGATTCGATGCCTTTATCTACATTAATTTTGGGGGACCCATCTGACACCACTTCAAACTCCTTGGCACAGCGATTAGGTGATGTTGGACAATTTGGATTGAGTGGAGAAACATGCAGTGgggatttaatttaatctttctgagttgttctgtttctgtctttttattcGTAGCAAAGAAGACCAAAAAGCAAGTCTATGTGAGCTACAGCCTCCCGCTGACGGACTCCAGCCTCGGTCTGCTGGTGGAGGACAGGATCAAGAAGGAGCTGGAGCTCCGTCCTGAACTCTTCTAGTCGCGTTGACGGAACTCCGATatgcaacacaacacactgaAAGAGCACAAACTGTCACATCAAGTGTTCTTTTATTGACGTAATAAATTAAGCGGTTTATTATCAAAACATGTAGGCCTATGGCTTTTTGTACAAATGCAtcatattaaaaataacacttaaaaaaaacagcattagtggttgagttttttttgttgttttgttttaactgtttaaaaCCATACAAACTGACAAACCACTGTTCAAAATACTAAACATGGAGGATTCAAATGCATTTGGACAAAGATGGTTGAAGGGATGGGTTTTCTATCCACTGTGCTTATATTCTATAAAAGTAAGGTTTATTCCATACGTCATCAATGAATGGCACATGTATGCAGTCCTAAGGGATACTTCCATAGTAAAGTGTGTAAATGTACACTGATCACAACTATGTCAGGTCTATGCAGACGAATCTGCTCTATTCTAAAGTTCACAGACTTCAAGAAACTGTCAAATATTGTGCTTTCTGGCTAGAGTTACACATC is a window of Antennarius striatus isolate MH-2024 chromosome 7, ASM4005453v1, whole genome shotgun sequence DNA encoding:
- the bphl gene encoding valacyclovir hydrolase produces the protein MACLLLGGRVLTRRADVKRVVATTRFYCSSMTSGKKRVNGVDLYYEQTGRGKHALLLLPGALGSTRTDFGPQLKSLNKERFTVVGWDPRGYGQSRPPDRDFPPDYFERDAKDAVDLMKVLGFGKFSLLGWSDGGITALVAAARNPNLINKMVVWGGNAFITEEDLQMYNAVRDVSKWSAKMRQPMEEMYGPDVFAKTWEAWVEGFSAFASRPEGNICMELLPLISCPTLIIHGEKDPMVPSIHPQYLLKHIKGSRLHLMPEGKHNLHLRFADEFNKLVEDFL
- the psmg4 gene encoding proteasome assembly chaperone 4, producing MNQTPNGAACDAPITVHNFSEKILEQEVHFHVMRLSGGFFLWVGSNPVLSNLAVSMSSKYDSMPLSTLILGDPSDTTSNSLAQRLAKKTKKQVYVSYSLPLTDSSLGLLVEDRIKKELELRPELF